A genomic region of Candidatus Bathyarchaeota archaeon contains the following coding sequences:
- the cysS gene encoding cysteine--tRNA ligase, with translation MTRRKEVFESIEPQVVRMYVCGPTVYDSPHLGHGRASVVYDILVRWLKYRGYRVKYVRNITDVGHILEDIGEDRMMVGAKRERLHPMEIADKYTLEYLEAMDKLGNERPSIQPRASGHIMEIIEMVEKLVEKGYGYVVDGNVYFDVSKFEDYGKLSGVKREELIKHRVEPDPRKRNPADFALWKAAPEDYPLRWRSPWGYGFPGWHIECSVMSVKYLGEQIDIHGGARELVFPHHENSLAQTEAYTGKKPFVRYWVHCGLLTINGEKMSKSKGNVVNLLVALEKWGRDVLRMFYISAHYRSDIDFNENAVKMAAENVRRISDVVERVRSMKPVDRPLDEVERKLLEATRRARAEFEERMDDDLDTPGALAVLFGYIREFNRLTSGRDELNAEVKKEVIGFLDMVRRVFGILEARKTEVSTELMEKLISLIVDVREILRREKRYDLSDMIRSRLREVGVELQDTAEGPRWRLLERSGISFLK, from the coding sequence ATGACTAGACGCAAGGAGGTCTTCGAAAGCATCGAGCCTCAAGTCGTACGCATGTATGTATGCGGTCCGACTGTCTACGATAGCCCCCACCTAGGTCATGGGAGGGCGAGCGTCGTCTACGACATACTCGTCAGGTGGCTCAAGTACAGGGGGTATCGTGTGAAGTATGTCCGCAACATCACAGACGTAGGCCACATACTCGAGGACATAGGCGAGGACCGTATGATGGTCGGGGCTAAGAGGGAGCGTCTCCACCCGATGGAGATAGCGGATAAGTATACGCTAGAATATCTGGAGGCGATGGATAAGCTCGGGAACGAGAGGCCGAGCATCCAGCCGAGAGCCAGCGGGCATATAATGGAGATAATCGAGATGGTCGAGAAGCTCGTCGAAAAAGGCTACGGGTATGTCGTAGACGGGAACGTATACTTCGACGTCTCTAAGTTCGAAGACTACGGTAAGCTTTCAGGGGTTAAGAGGGAGGAGCTTATAAAGCACCGGGTCGAGCCTGACCCTAGGAAACGTAACCCGGCTGACTTCGCCCTCTGGAAGGCGGCGCCGGAGGATTATCCGTTAAGGTGGAGGTCCCCCTGGGGCTACGGCTTCCCGGGATGGCATATAGAGTGCTCTGTGATGAGCGTCAAATACCTCGGGGAGCAGATCGATATACACGGCGGTGCGAGGGAGCTCGTCTTCCCGCATCATGAGAACTCGCTAGCTCAGACCGAGGCATACACGGGTAAGAAGCCCTTCGTGAGGTACTGGGTTCACTGTGGCTTGTTAACCATAAACGGTGAGAAGATGAGCAAGAGTAAAGGCAACGTTGTGAACCTGTTAGTCGCTCTCGAGAAGTGGGGTAGGGATGTTTTGAGAATGTTCTACATCTCCGCACACTACAGGAGCGACATAGACTTCAACGAGAACGCCGTGAAGATGGCCGCGGAGAACGTCCGGAGAATATCCGACGTGGTCGAGAGGGTTAGGTCTATGAAGCCCGTCGACAGGCCGTTGGACGAGGTCGAGAGGAAACTGCTCGAGGCCACTAGGCGGGCTAGGGCGGAGTTTGAGGAGCGTATGGACGACGACTTGGATACGCCTGGCGCGTTAGCCGTGCTGTTCGGCTACATAAGGGAGTTTAACAGGCTTACCTCGGGGCGCGACGAGCTGAACGCGGAGGTGAAGAAGGAGGTGATAGGGTTCTTAGACATGGTTCGGAGGGTTTTCGGCATACTCGAAGCACGTAAAACCGAGGTTTCCACCGAGCTTATGGAGAAGCTTATCTCGCTTATAGTAGATGTTCGTGAAATACTCAGAAGGGAGAAGCGCTATGATCTATCAGACATGATACGGAGCAGGCTCAGAGAGGTGGGTGTGGAGCTTCAGGACACGGCCGAGGGTCCTAGGTGGAGACTCCTGGAACGCTCAGGAATCAGTTTCCTTAAATAG